TTAATTAAAAACAAAGCATCTTATACCGCTCATTTTTTGAAAGAGAAATTACTTTCTTGTGTCCAAAAATGATTGAAGAATAAGCGTTGCACTTATTTTATCAATCAAAGCCTTATCCCTTCTTTTTTGTTGTTTTAGACCAGCATCTATCATCGTTTGAAAAGCTATTTTAGAAGTAAAACGCTCGTCAACTCTTTCTATTCTAACCTTTGGAAAAGCTTCCTTTAATCGTAAGACAAAAGGCTCAATAAACCGAGCACTTTCAGACGGCGTATTATCTAAGTTTTTAGCTAAGCCTACCACAAAGCATTCTACGTCTTCTTTGGATAAATAATCTTTTAAAAAAGACATCACTTCCTTAGAATTTAGAGTGGTTAAGGCAGAAGCAATGATTTGTTCATTATCGGTTACTGCAATACCAACTCTTTTTTGACCATAGTCTATTGCTAACAATCTTGACATAGTGCAAAAATAAAGCATTTAACTATCTTTGCTCTTATGATTGAACAACAAAAATTAATAATCGAACAAGCTTGGGATAATCGTGAACTTTTAAACGATAGCAAAACTCAAGAAAGTATTCGTTACGTCATCGAAGAATTAGACAAAGGACGTCTTCGTGTTTCAGAGCCTGTTGAAGGAAAATGGATAGTCCATGAATGGATTAAGAAAGCAGTAATATTATATTTCCCCATTCAAAAAATGGAAACCTTGGAGGCTGGACCTATGGAATTTCATGACAAGATGAAATTAAAAAGCAATTATGCTGATTTAGGTGTTCGTGTTGTTCCTCATGCTGTAGCTAGATATGGTGCTTTTTTAGCTAAGGGAGTTATTATGATGCCTTCCTATGTAAATATTGGTGCCTATGTAGATAGCGGCACTATGGTAGACACTTGGGCTACCGTAGGCTCTTGTGCTCAGATAGGTAAGAATGTTCACCTTAGTGGTGGTGTTGGTATCGGTGGGGTTTTAGAACCCTTACAAGCCTCACCAGTTATAATAGAAGATAGCGCATTCATTGGCTCACGATGCATTGTTGTTGAAGGGGTTAAAGTAGAAAAAGAAGCCGTTTTAGGAGCAAATGTTGTTTTGACCGCCTCTACAAAAATCATTGATGTTACTGGAGAGCAACCCATAGAATATAAAGGCATAGTACCTGAAAGATCTGTTGTTATTCCTGGAACATATCCCAAAGCATTTCAGGCAGGTGAATATGGTGTCCCTTGTGCCTTAATCATTGGAAAACGCAAAGAAAGTACCGATAAAAAAACCTCTCTCAACGATGCTTTGAGAGAATACAAGGTAGCCGTATAATGAAAGTAGGTTTTGACGCTAAAAGAGCCTTTTTCAACAACACTGGATTAGGCAATTACTCTAGAGATACTATTCGTATTCTCGGACAATATTTTAGCAATAACGAGTACCACCTT
Above is a window of Flavobacteriales bacterium DNA encoding:
- the ruvX gene encoding Holliday junction resolvase RuvX, coding for MSRLLAIDYGQKRVGIAVTDNEQIIASALTTLNSKEVMSFLKDYLSKEDVECFVVGLAKNLDNTPSESARFIEPFVLRLKEAFPKVRIERVDERFTSKIAFQTMIDAGLKQQKRRDKALIDKISATLILQSFLDTRK
- a CDS encoding 2,3,4,5-tetrahydropyridine-2,6-dicarboxylate N-succinyltransferase; translated protein: MIEQQKLIIEQAWDNRELLNDSKTQESIRYVIEELDKGRLRVSEPVEGKWIVHEWIKKAVILYFPIQKMETLEAGPMEFHDKMKLKSNYADLGVRVVPHAVARYGAFLAKGVIMMPSYVNIGAYVDSGTMVDTWATVGSCAQIGKNVHLSGGVGIGGVLEPLQASPVIIEDSAFIGSRCIVVEGVKVEKEAVLGANVVLTASTKIIDVTGEQPIEYKGIVPERSVVIPGTYPKAFQAGEYGVPCALIIGKRKESTDKKTSLNDALREYKVAV